The Equus caballus isolate H_3958 breed thoroughbred chromosome 13, TB-T2T, whole genome shotgun sequence genome includes a window with the following:
- the GIGYF1 gene encoding GRB10-interacting GYF protein 1 isoform X4 gives MAAETLNFGPEWLRALSSGGSVTSPPPSPAMPKYKLADYRYGREEMLALYVKETKVPDELQDKEFAAVLQEEPLQPLALEPLTEEEQRNFSLSVNSVAVLRLMGKGAGPPLGGTSRGRGSTRSRGRGRGDSCFYQRSIEEGDGAFGRNPREIQRSQSWDDRGERRFEKSARRDGARSGFEEGGAGPRKEHARSDSENWRSLREEQEEEEEGSWRIGAGPRRDGDRWRSASPDGGPRSAGWREHGDRRRKFEFDLRGDRGGCGEEEGRGGGGSSHLRRCRGPDGFDDDKDGLPEWCLDDEDEEMGTFDASGAFLPLKKSPKEPIPEEQELDFQGLEEEEEEPPEGLDQEGPESGGKELTPLPPQEEQPSGPSPLPTLGPLWGANGEGDDAGEKDLPAAEGDDMRGMQLSPGGGSPPGPPGDLEDDEGLKHLQQEAEKLVASLQDSSLEEEQFTAAMQAQGLRHSAAATALPLSHGAARKWFYKDPQGEIQGPFTTQEMAEWFQAGYFSMALLVKRGCDEGFQPLGEVIKMWGRVPFAPGPSPPPLLGNMDQERLKKQQELAAAALYQQLQHQQFLQLVSSRQLPQCALREKAALGELTPPQQQQLTAFLQQLQALKPPRGGDQNLLPTMNRSLSVPDSGPLWDIHTSASSQSGGEASLWDIPINSSTQGPILEQLQLQHKFQERREVELRAKREEEERKRREEKRRQQQQEEQKRRQEEEELFRRKQVRQQELLLKLLQQQQAVATVPVPPAPSSPPPLWAGLAKQGLSMKTLLELQLEGERQLHKQPPPREPSRAQAPNHRVLGGLGAAPLNQWVSEAGPLWGGPDKSGGSSGGLGLWEDTLKSSGSLARSLGLKNSRSSPSLSDSYSHLSGRPVRKKTEEEEKLLKLLQGIPRPQDGFTQWCEQMLHTLSTTGSLDVPMAVAILKEVESPYDVHDYIRSCLGDTLEAKEFAKQFLERRAKQKASQQRQQQQEAWLSSSSLQTAFQTNHSTKLGPGEGSKAKRRALMLHSDPSILGYSLHGPSGEIESVDDY, from the exons ATGGCAGCAGAGACCCTGAACTTTGGGCCTGAGTG GCTGAGGGCCCTTTCCAGCGGTGGCAGTgtgacctccccacccccatcccctgccaTGCCCAAATACAAGCTGGCTGACTATCGCTACGGCAGAGAGGAGATGCTGGCCCTCTACGTCAAGGAGACCAAG GTCCCTGATGAGCTGCAGGACAAGGAGTTTGCTGCGGTGCTGCAAGAGGAGCCACTGCAGCCCCTGGCACTGGAGCCCCTGActgaggaggagcag AGAAACTTCTCCCTGTCAGTGAACAGTGTGGCCGTGCTGAGGCTGAtggggaaaggggctggccccccccTCGGTGGCACCTCCCGTGGCAGGGGCAGCACGCGGAGCCGAG GCCGTGGCCGCGGTGACAGTTGCTTTTACCAAAGAAGCATTGAGGAAGGCGACGGGGCCTTTGGCCGAAACCCCCGGGAGATCCAGCGTAGCCAGAGTTGGGATGACAG AGGCGAGAGGCGGTTTGAGAAGTCGGCCAGGAGGGATGGAG CACGATCCGGGTttgaggagggaggggctggccctcggAAGGAACATGCCCGCTCAGATAGCGAGAACTGGCGTTCTCTCCGAGAggagcaagaggaagaggaagagggcagCTGGAGAATTGGGGCAGGACCCCGGCGAGATGGAGACCGCTGGCgctcagccagccctg ATGGTGGCCCCCGCTCTGCTGGCTGGCGGGAACATGGGGACCGGCGTCGCAAGTTTGAATTTGATTTGCGAGGGGATCGAGGAGGGTGTGGTGAAgaggaggggcggggtgggggaggcagctcTCACCTCCGGAGGTGCCGAGGGCCTGACGGTTTTGATGACGACAAGGATGGGCTCCCCGAGTGGTGCCTGGACGATGAGGATGAAGAAATGGGCACCTTCGATGCCTCTGGGGCCTTCTTGCCTCTCAAG AAGAGTCCCAAGGAGCCCATTCCTGAGGAGCAGGAGCTCGACTtccagggcctggaggaggaggaggaggagcctcCAGAAGGGCTGGACCAGGAGGGGCCCGAGTCAG GTGGGAAGGAGCTGACCCCTCTGCCTCCTCAGGAGGAGCAGCCCAGCGGCCCCTCCCCGCTGCCCACCTTGGGCCCGCTCTGGGGAGCGAATGGCGAAGGTGATGATGCTGGGGAGAAAGACCTGCCGGCCGCTGAAG GAGACGATATGAGGGGAATGCAGCTGAGTCCTGGGGGGGGCTCGCCCCCTGGCCCACCCGGAGATCTGGAAGATGATGAAGGCTTGAAGCACCTGCAGCAG GAGGCGGAGAAGCTGGTGGCCTCCCTGCAGGACAGCTCTTTGGAGGAGGAGCAGTTCACGGCCGCCATGCAGGCCCAGGGCCTGCGCCACTCTGCAGCTGCCACTGCCCTCCCCCTCAGCCACGGCGCGGCTCGGAAGTGGTTCTACAAGGACCCCCAGGGAGAGATCCAAG GCCCCTTCACAACACAGGAGATGGCGGAGTGGTTCCAGGCGGGCTATTTTTCCATGGCTCTGCTTGTGAAGCGGGGCTGTGACGAGGGCTTCCAGCCACTGGGTGAGGTGATCAAGATGTGGGGCCGTGTGCCCTTCGCCCCGGGGCCCTCACCACCCCCACTGCTG GGAAACATGGACCAGGAGCGGCTGAAGAAGCAACAGGAGCTGGCAGCGGCGGCCTTGTACCAGCAGCTGCAGCACCAGCAGTTTCTTCAGCTGGTCAGCAG CCGCCAGCTCCCGCAGTGTGCCCTCCGGGAAAAGGCAGCCCTGGGGGAGCTGACGCcgccgcagcagcagcagctcaccGCGTTCCTGCAGCAGCTCCAAGCTCTCAAACCCCCCAG AGGTGGGGACCAGAACCTGCTCCCGACGATGAACCGGTCCTTGTCAGTGCCGGATTCGGGCCCCCTCTGGGACATACATACCTCAGCCTCATCACAGTCAG GCGGTGAGGCCAGTCTTTGGGACATACCAATTAACTCTTCGACTCAGGGTCCAATTCTAGAACAACTCCAGCTGCAACATAAA TTCCAAGAGCGCAGAGAAGTGGAGCTCAGGGCGAAGCGGGAGGAGGAAGAGCGCAAGCGCCGCGAGGAGAAGCGCcgccagcagcagcaggaggagcagaagcggcggcaggaggaagaggagttgTTTCGGCGCAAGCAG GTGCGGCAGCAGGAGCTTCTCCTGAAGttgctgcagcagcagcaggcagtGGCCACTGTGCCCGTGCCCCCTGCGCCCAGCTCCCCGCCCCCACTGTGGGCTGGCCTGGCCAAGCAGGGGCTCTCCATGAAGACGCTGCTCGAGCTGCAGCTGGAGGGCGAGCGGCAGCTGCATAAGCAGCCGCCGCCTCGGGAGCCATCGCGGGCCCAGGCCCCCAACCACCGTGTG CTTGGGGGCCTGGGCGCTGCCCCCCTGAACCAGTGGGTATCTGAGGCTGGGCCGCTGTGGGGCGGGCCCGACAAGAGCGGGGGCAGCAGCGGTGGCCTGGGGCTCTGGGAGGACACCCTCAAGAGCAGCGGGAGCTTGGCCCGCAGCCTGGGCCTGAAGAACAGCCGGAGCAGCCCCTCTCTCAG TGACTCGTACAGCCACCTGTCAGGTCGGCCTGTGCGCaaaaagacagaggaggaagagaagctgCTGAAGCTGCTGCAGGGCATCCCCAGGCCCCAGGATGGCTTCACCCAGTGGTGTGAGCAGATGCTGCACACGCTGAGCACCACGGGCAGCCTGGACG TGCCCATGGCTGTAGCGATCCTCAAGGAGGTGGAATCCCCCTACGATGTCCACGATTATATCCGTTCCTGCCTGGGGGACACGCTGGAAGCCAAAGAATTTGCCAAACAATTCCTGGAGCGGAGGGCCAAGCAGAAAGCCAGCCAAcaacggcagcagcagcag GAGGCTTGGCTGAGCAGCAGCTCCCTGCAGACGGCCTTTCAGACCAACCACAGCACCAAACTTGGCCCTGGGGAGGGCAGCAAGGCCAAGAGGCGGGCACTCATGCTGCACTCAGACCCCAGCATCCTGG GGTACTCCCTGCACGGCCCTTCTGGTGAGATCGAGAGCGTGGATGACTACTGA